A section of the Castanea sativa cultivar Marrone di Chiusa Pesio chromosome 12, ASM4071231v1 genome encodes:
- the LOC142620181 gene encoding uncharacterized protein At4g02000-like: MAHDNIIERAERKFLVPYLEQVINTAWRIRGGVSVVGRDYFFYLIRFEFEEEDLDHMCAEGPWAMDGAFLVLEKWRPNLALNRLQLNYVSIWVQLHGLPLEYQYPEIAKRMGHMIGFFKRVDWEDRIPRNIKFMRVRVSFINDQSTALCWQISYEALSFYRSELSALLSCCT; this comes from the exons ATGGCTCACGATAACATCATTGAGAGGGCTGAAAG GAAGTTCTTAGTCCCTTACTTAGAGCAGGTAATCAACACTGCATGGCGAATCAGAGGAGGGGTTTCAGTTGTAGGTAGAGATTATTTCTTTTACTTAATTCGGTTTGAATTTGAGGAGGAGGATTTAGATCATATGTGTGCTGAAGGACCTTGGGCAATGGATGGTGCCTTCCTTGTTCTAGAGAAATGGAGGCCAAACTTGGCTCTCAATAGATTACAGTTAAACTATGTCTCCATTTGGGTACAACTCCATGGCTTACCATTGGAGTACCAGTACCCTGAAATAGCTAAAAGGATGGGTCATATGATCGGTTTCTTCAAAAGGGTAGATTGGGAGGATCGTATACCCCGAAATATCAAATTCATGCGTGTCAGAGTGAG CTTCATCAATGATCAATCAACTGCATTGTGTTGGCAAATTTCATATGAAGCTTTGTCATTTTACCGTTCAGAGCTTTCAGCTTTGTTGTCATGTTGTACATAG